The following are encoded in a window of Cottoperca gobio chromosome 20, fCotGob3.1, whole genome shotgun sequence genomic DNA:
- the terf1 gene encoding telomeric repeat-binding factor 1 encodes MGPEIKNKSSSAASLTDTSIAGFSRVNNVTTGWILDFMFVSLCRHFKKGNFEEFNETILTLQAISESSVKGEVHDEKTMICAFLARVMHGKQLDVLFEEDTHVMPLMSAANIWTDLEDTVADESLFKNITILLFVQSVAVCLDQGQESSASSALKWFEDNHKVPENLKVKLSTIVTERETCHPLLMSFSFNRLLETLQSYLDAYLEKNPSDYLLKAATKMVQSSHTGDDVMQVSALPGEAKKSTSKKTKRKLLNTNIVDEWEVDSCRKSYVTVRRISQSEISRLTSGKPMDTSKIQKKRKSPQKWTDQQDRYLTAGVKRHGRGKWSRILLDYDFDGRTGTMLKDRWRVLTKMLKVD; translated from the exons atgggacctgaaataaagaataaaagctCCTCAGCTGCGAGTCTCACAGACACAAGTATCGCCGGGTTTTCGCGTGTTAACAATGTTACTACTGGGTGGATTTTGGACTTTATGTTTGTAAGTCTGTGTCGGCATTTCAAGAAAGGAAACTTTGAAGAATTCAATGAGACAATTTTGACTTTACAGG CCATTTCTGAGAGTTCAGTGAAAGGAGAAGTCCATGATGAGAAAACTATGATCTGTGCTTTCCTCGCGAGAGTCATGCACGGGAAGCAGTTGG ATGTTCTGTTTGAAGAGGACACACATGTGATGCCTCTGATGTCTGCGGCCAACATCTGGACAGACCTTGAGGACACTGTGGCAGACGAGAGTTTGTTCAAAAACATCACCATTCTTCTGTTTGTCCAG TCTGTGGCTGTGTGCTTGGATCAAGGTCAAGAGTCATCTGCCTCCTCTGCCCTCAAGTGGTTTGAAGATAACCACAAAGTCCCAGAG AACTTGAAGGTCAAACTGTCAACAatagtgacagagagagaaacttgCCACCCGCTCCTCATGAGCTTCAGCTTCAACCGCCTGCTGGAGACGCTTCAGTCTTACCTGGATGCCTACCTGGAGAAGAATCCCTCCGACTACCTtctgaag GCAGCCACAAAGATGGTGCAGTCCTCACACACGGGGGACGACGTGATGCAGGTCAGCGCTCTGCCAGGAGAAGCAAAGAAATCGACAAGCAAAAA AACAAAACGGAAACTGCTGAACACTAACATCGTGGACGAATGGGAAGTTGATTCGTGCAGGAAGTCTTATGTCACGGTCAGAAGAATCTCCCAGAGTG AAATCTCTCGGCTCACATCTGGGAAGCCCATGGACACCTCCAAGatccaaaagaaaagaaaatccccTCAG AAATGGACGGACCAGCAGGACAGATACCTCACGGCTGGAGTTAAACGTCACGGCCGGGGGAAGTGGTCTCGCATTTTATTGGATTATGACTTTGACGGACGCACCGGCACCATGCTCAAAGACCGCTGGAGAGTTTTAACGAAGATGCTTAAAGTCGACTGA